From a region of the Osmia lignaria lignaria isolate PbOS001 chromosome 10, iyOsmLign1, whole genome shotgun sequence genome:
- the LOC117611732 gene encoding RAB6A-GEF complex partner protein 2 isoform X2, with the protein MIEITAKLIRGPVYFSGEVIECLVTFSNPPNPIHQISQSNSDIFESLAWASAQVHCQCSTNSKLVVSEKLNTTARLVAINANTTFAPWQQDNGHVVLNTKPKILFCDLRLSPGESKTYIYREIIPSDAPPSYRGHAVKYSYKITVGTQRVNTAIKLLRVPFRVLSLSELPEVTACNDSVDLSPNNPFMETQHRETSLDVALQTLQNLTARRSPNFYNITNGRGRVVRFCLFKNSYKLGEDIVGTFDFSNATVSCAQVSVALQSEEHISEDYRRGKNTAPTLVSYNKHHEMCMGLKYSHLVLPIPLHVTPDFTTDLMTLKWRLHFEFVTTSKLIETPNKNTMNWQGPLTLDVETMIWDLPVHIHPTTTPPNTAQQTKYNIVI; encoded by the exons atgattgaaataacgGCAAAATTAATTAGGGGACCTGTATATTTTTCTGGAGAAGTTATAGAATGTTTAGTTACATTCAGTAACCCACCAAATCCAATTCATCAAATATCTCAAAGTAATAG tgATATCTTTGAGAGTCTTGCATGGGCTAGTGCTCAAGTTCATTGCCAATGTTCAACAAATAGTAAACTTGTGGTCTCAGAAAAATTGAATACTACAGCCCGATTAGTAGCTATTAATGCAA ATACAACATTTGCACCATGGCAACAAGATAATGGCCATGTTGTATTAAATACCAAACCCAAAATTTTGTTCTGTGATTTGAGATTGTCTCCTGGTGAAAGTAAAACAT ATATCTATAGAGAAATAATTCCAAGTGATGCACCTCCATCTTATAGAGGGCATGCAGTGAAGTATTCCTATAAAATCACAGTCGGAACACAAAGAGTAAATACAGCTATAAAATTGCTAAGAGTTCCATTTAGAGTACTTTCTTTAAGTG AGCTACCTGAGGTGACTGCTTGTAATGATAGTGTTGATTTAAGTCCCAATAATCCATTCATGGAAACACAACACAGGGAAACTTCTTTAGATGTTGCATTGCAAACTCTTCAG aatttaaCTGCAAGACGTAGTccgaatttttataatattactaACGGACGAGGACGCGTTGTAAGATTCTgcctttttaaaaattcttacaaACTTGGGGAGGACATAGTTGGAACATTTGATTTCTCAAATGCTACTGTTTCTTGTGCACAAGTATCTGTTGCATTACAGTCAGAAGAACATATCTCAGAGGACTACAGACGAGGAAAGAACACAGCTCCTACTTTAGTTAGTTACAATAAGCATCATGAAATGTGTATGGGTTTAAAGTACTCTCACTTGGTACTACCCATACCATTACATGTAACTCCAGATTTTACCACTGACTTGATGACTCTAAAATGGAGACTACACTTTGAATTTGTTACAACATCTAAACTGATAGAAACGCCCAACAAAAATACTATGAATTGGCAGGGTCCATTGACGTTAGATGTTGAAACAATGATTTGGGATTTGCCTGTTCATATTCATCCAACTACCACACCTCCTAATACTGCTCaacaaacaaaatataatatagtgATATAG
- the LOC117611732 gene encoding RAB6A-GEF complex partner protein 2 isoform X1 yields MIEITAKLIRGPVYFSGEVIECLVTFSNPPNPIHQISQSNSDIFESLAWASAQVHCQCSTNSKLVVSEKLNTTARLVAINANTTFAPWQQDNGHVVLNTKPKILFCDLRLSPGESKTYIYREIIPSDAPPSYRGHAVKYSYKITVGTQRVNTAIKLLRVPFRVLSLSGKIDTFVLKKHVTYHLTITISTELPEVTACNDSVDLSPNNPFMETQHRETSLDVALQTLQNLTARRSPNFYNITNGRGRVVRFCLFKNSYKLGEDIVGTFDFSNATVSCAQVSVALQSEEHISEDYRRGKNTAPTLVSYNKHHEMCMGLKYSHLVLPIPLHVTPDFTTDLMTLKWRLHFEFVTTSKLIETPNKNTMNWQGPLTLDVETMIWDLPVHIHPTTTPPNTAQQTKYNIVI; encoded by the exons atgattgaaataacgGCAAAATTAATTAGGGGACCTGTATATTTTTCTGGAGAAGTTATAGAATGTTTAGTTACATTCAGTAACCCACCAAATCCAATTCATCAAATATCTCAAAGTAATAG tgATATCTTTGAGAGTCTTGCATGGGCTAGTGCTCAAGTTCATTGCCAATGTTCAACAAATAGTAAACTTGTGGTCTCAGAAAAATTGAATACTACAGCCCGATTAGTAGCTATTAATGCAA ATACAACATTTGCACCATGGCAACAAGATAATGGCCATGTTGTATTAAATACCAAACCCAAAATTTTGTTCTGTGATTTGAGATTGTCTCCTGGTGAAAGTAAAACAT ATATCTATAGAGAAATAATTCCAAGTGATGCACCTCCATCTTATAGAGGGCATGCAGTGAAGTATTCCTATAAAATCACAGTCGGAACACAAAGAGTAAATACAGCTATAAAATTGCTAAGAGTTCCATTTAGAGTACTTTCTTTAAGTGGTAAGATCGATACATTTGTTTTGAAAAAACATGTTACATATCATTTAaccattacaatttcaacagAGCTACCTGAGGTGACTGCTTGTAATGATAGTGTTGATTTAAGTCCCAATAATCCATTCATGGAAACACAACACAGGGAAACTTCTTTAGATGTTGCATTGCAAACTCTTCAG aatttaaCTGCAAGACGTAGTccgaatttttataatattactaACGGACGAGGACGCGTTGTAAGATTCTgcctttttaaaaattcttacaaACTTGGGGAGGACATAGTTGGAACATTTGATTTCTCAAATGCTACTGTTTCTTGTGCACAAGTATCTGTTGCATTACAGTCAGAAGAACATATCTCAGAGGACTACAGACGAGGAAAGAACACAGCTCCTACTTTAGTTAGTTACAATAAGCATCATGAAATGTGTATGGGTTTAAAGTACTCTCACTTGGTACTACCCATACCATTACATGTAACTCCAGATTTTACCACTGACTTGATGACTCTAAAATGGAGACTACACTTTGAATTTGTTACAACATCTAAACTGATAGAAACGCCCAACAAAAATACTATGAATTGGCAGGGTCCATTGACGTTAGATGTTGAAACAATGATTTGGGATTTGCCTGTTCATATTCATCCAACTACCACACCTCCTAATACTGCTCaacaaacaaaatataatatagtgATATAG
- the LOC117611732 gene encoding RAB6A-GEF complex partner protein 2 isoform X3, which yields MIEITAKLIRGPVYFSGEVIECLVTFSNPPNPIHQISQSNSDIFESLAWASAQVHCQCSTNSKLVVSEKLNTTARLVAINANTTFAPWQQDNGHVVLNTKPKILFCDLRLSPGESKTYIYREIIPSDAPPSYRGHAVKYSYKITVGTQRVNTAIKLLRVPFRVLSLKLPEVTACNDSVDLSPNNPFMETQHRETSLDVALQTLQNLTARRSPNFYNITNGRGRVVRFCLFKNSYKLGEDIVGTFDFSNATVSCAQVSVALQSEEHISEDYRRGKNTAPTLVSYNKHHEMCMGLKYSHLVLPIPLHVTPDFTTDLMTLKWRLHFEFVTTSKLIETPNKNTMNWQGPLTLDVETMIWDLPVHIHPTTTPPNTAQQTKYNIVI from the exons atgattgaaataacgGCAAAATTAATTAGGGGACCTGTATATTTTTCTGGAGAAGTTATAGAATGTTTAGTTACATTCAGTAACCCACCAAATCCAATTCATCAAATATCTCAAAGTAATAG tgATATCTTTGAGAGTCTTGCATGGGCTAGTGCTCAAGTTCATTGCCAATGTTCAACAAATAGTAAACTTGTGGTCTCAGAAAAATTGAATACTACAGCCCGATTAGTAGCTATTAATGCAA ATACAACATTTGCACCATGGCAACAAGATAATGGCCATGTTGTATTAAATACCAAACCCAAAATTTTGTTCTGTGATTTGAGATTGTCTCCTGGTGAAAGTAAAACAT ATATCTATAGAGAAATAATTCCAAGTGATGCACCTCCATCTTATAGAGGGCATGCAGTGAAGTATTCCTATAAAATCACAGTCGGAACACAAAGAGTAAATACAGCTATAAAATTGCTAAGAGTTCCATTTAGAGTACTTTCTTTAA AGCTACCTGAGGTGACTGCTTGTAATGATAGTGTTGATTTAAGTCCCAATAATCCATTCATGGAAACACAACACAGGGAAACTTCTTTAGATGTTGCATTGCAAACTCTTCAG aatttaaCTGCAAGACGTAGTccgaatttttataatattactaACGGACGAGGACGCGTTGTAAGATTCTgcctttttaaaaattcttacaaACTTGGGGAGGACATAGTTGGAACATTTGATTTCTCAAATGCTACTGTTTCTTGTGCACAAGTATCTGTTGCATTACAGTCAGAAGAACATATCTCAGAGGACTACAGACGAGGAAAGAACACAGCTCCTACTTTAGTTAGTTACAATAAGCATCATGAAATGTGTATGGGTTTAAAGTACTCTCACTTGGTACTACCCATACCATTACATGTAACTCCAGATTTTACCACTGACTTGATGACTCTAAAATGGAGACTACACTTTGAATTTGTTACAACATCTAAACTGATAGAAACGCCCAACAAAAATACTATGAATTGGCAGGGTCCATTGACGTTAGATGTTGAAACAATGATTTGGGATTTGCCTGTTCATATTCATCCAACTACCACACCTCCTAATACTGCTCaacaaacaaaatataatatagtgATATAG
- the LOC117611732 gene encoding RAB6A-GEF complex partner protein 2 isoform X4, translating into MQYFTDTTFAPWQQDNGHVVLNTKPKILFCDLRLSPGESKTYIYREIIPSDAPPSYRGHAVKYSYKITVGTQRVNTAIKLLRVPFRVLSLSGKIDTFVLKKHVTYHLTITISTELPEVTACNDSVDLSPNNPFMETQHRETSLDVALQTLQNLTARRSPNFYNITNGRGRVVRFCLFKNSYKLGEDIVGTFDFSNATVSCAQVSVALQSEEHISEDYRRGKNTAPTLVSYNKHHEMCMGLKYSHLVLPIPLHVTPDFTTDLMTLKWRLHFEFVTTSKLIETPNKNTMNWQGPLTLDVETMIWDLPVHIHPTTTPPNTAQQTKYNIVI; encoded by the exons ATGCAA TATTTTACAGATACAACATTTGCACCATGGCAACAAGATAATGGCCATGTTGTATTAAATACCAAACCCAAAATTTTGTTCTGTGATTTGAGATTGTCTCCTGGTGAAAGTAAAACAT ATATCTATAGAGAAATAATTCCAAGTGATGCACCTCCATCTTATAGAGGGCATGCAGTGAAGTATTCCTATAAAATCACAGTCGGAACACAAAGAGTAAATACAGCTATAAAATTGCTAAGAGTTCCATTTAGAGTACTTTCTTTAAGTGGTAAGATCGATACATTTGTTTTGAAAAAACATGTTACATATCATTTAaccattacaatttcaacagAGCTACCTGAGGTGACTGCTTGTAATGATAGTGTTGATTTAAGTCCCAATAATCCATTCATGGAAACACAACACAGGGAAACTTCTTTAGATGTTGCATTGCAAACTCTTCAG aatttaaCTGCAAGACGTAGTccgaatttttataatattactaACGGACGAGGACGCGTTGTAAGATTCTgcctttttaaaaattcttacaaACTTGGGGAGGACATAGTTGGAACATTTGATTTCTCAAATGCTACTGTTTCTTGTGCACAAGTATCTGTTGCATTACAGTCAGAAGAACATATCTCAGAGGACTACAGACGAGGAAAGAACACAGCTCCTACTTTAGTTAGTTACAATAAGCATCATGAAATGTGTATGGGTTTAAAGTACTCTCACTTGGTACTACCCATACCATTACATGTAACTCCAGATTTTACCACTGACTTGATGACTCTAAAATGGAGACTACACTTTGAATTTGTTACAACATCTAAACTGATAGAAACGCCCAACAAAAATACTATGAATTGGCAGGGTCCATTGACGTTAGATGTTGAAACAATGATTTGGGATTTGCCTGTTCATATTCATCCAACTACCACACCTCCTAATACTGCTCaacaaacaaaatataatatagtgATATAG
- the LOC117611723 gene encoding ribosome biogenesis protein BOP1 homolog, producing the protein MKAGKRVTKRKLNSLKVEDNVEEKEKNSMKSEHEEESDSGTEDLLLAEVNNNDESTDEEIDENEDVPESDTEKDPIVFESDDEDELSFESDSDDLGLDESYSEDDSEDSSADQNNVIKNVGKKNENLAAKSQQLKSKKEVQKSISEIDNKNVSVASETKKRNKNESNKSNIPKLAQSSKIQNKKNLSLNKNRETTLKQNISEKSIKTTTKKGVALNTSSENVDNVSVVNQPVDEYEYDSSDEEDVRNTVGNIPMKWYDTYDHIGYDWDGKKIIKPQKGDQLDNFLKRMEDPDFWRTIKDLQTGQDVVLSEADIELITRIQKQKIPEITFDEYAPWIEWFTSEVMKTPVRKFPEHKRSFLPSKPEARKVSKLVHALKMGWMKSTAELEKERQQKNSEPQFYMLWQSDDQSEEMRRIHKHIPPPKRHLPGHAESYNPPPEYLFDKKELKEWDKLQATPWKRKLHFIPQKYNSLREVPAYPKYIKERFQRCLDLYLCPRALKMRLTIEPEALVPQLPSPKDLQPFPTTMSMVFKGHADMVRSITAEPMGQYVASGGDDMDLKIWEIATGRCVKTVPCGGIIRSVAWCPNQSLSLIAVAADKKVLLINPGVGDSLITSKTDQLLQIIPQSDVIVSDRVKTAVQWEQAEGEHWSQGIRVILNHFKTVKQVTWHGKGDYFATVMPDGQNRSVLINQLSKRRSQLPFNRSKGLIQCVLFHPIRPYLFVATQRNVRIYDLVKQEMIKKLLSNSQWISSMAIHPGGDNVLVGTYDRKMLWFDLDLSTKPYQTLRLHGTGVRGVAFHKRYPLFASGADDKGLIISHGMVYNDLLQNPLIVPLKRLCNHESYNDFGILDVMFHPIQPWVFSAGADATIRMYT; encoded by the exons atgaAAGCTGGAAAAAGAGTAACAAAGAGAAAGTTAAACAGTTTAAAAGTTGAGGATAATgttgaggaaaaagaaaagaattcgaTGAAATCTGAACATGAAGAAGAATCg gATTCGGGTACTGAAGATTTACTGTTAGCTGAGGTAAATAATAATGATGAAAGTACAGATGAAGAAATAGATGAAAATGAAGATGTTCCTGAATCTGATACTGAAAAAGATCCAATTGTTTTTGAATCTGACGATGAAGATGAATTAAGTTTTGAATCAGATTCTGATGATTTAGGTTTAGACGAAAGTTATTCTGAAGATGATTCTGAAGATAGTTCTGCTGAtcaaaataatgtaattaaaaatgtaggaaagaaaaatgaaaatcttgCTGCAAAATCACAACAATTGAAGTCTAAAAAAGAGGTACAAAAATCTATATCTgaaatagataataaaaatgtatctgTTGCATCAGaaactaaaaaaagaaataaaaatgagtCCAATAAATCAAATATTCCTAAACTTGCACAAAGcagtaaaatacaaaataagaaaaatttaagtttaaataaaaatagggaaactactttaaaacaaaatatatcAGAAAAATCGATTAAAACAACTACTAAGAAAGGTGTTGCACTTAATACAAGTAGTGAAAATGTAGATAATGTATCTGTAGTAAATCAACCAGTAGATGAATATGAATATGATAGTTCTGATGAAGAAGATGTACGTAACACAGTTGGAAATATACCAATGAAATGGTATGATACTTATGATCACATTGGTTATGACTGGGatggtaaaaaaattataaaacctCAAAAAGGGGATCAGTTAGATAACTTTTTAAAACGAATGGAAGATCCAGATTTTTGGAGAACAATAAAGGATCTTCAAACTGGTCAAGATGTTGTATTAAGTGAAGCAGACATAGAATTAATAACCAGGATACAAAAACAGAAAATTCCTGAGATAACTTTTGATGAGTATGCT CCATGGATCGAGTGGTTTACTTCAGAGGTAATGAAAACACCAGTACGCAAATTTCCGGAACATAAACGTTCGTTTTTACCGTCTAAACCAGAAGCTAGAAAAGTATCAAAATTAGTTCATGCGCTTAAAATGGGTTGGATGAAATCTACTGCTGAGCTAGAAAAAGAAAGGCAACAGAAAAACAGTGAGCCACAGTTTTATATGTTATGGCAATCAGACGATCAATCGGAAGAAATGCGCCGTATTCATAAACATATTCCACCACCCAAAAGACATTTACCTGGACACGCAGAAAGTTATAATCCTCCGCCAGAGTATCTATTTGATAAAAAGGAATTGAAAGAATGGGATAAATTACAGGCAACGCCATGGAAacgaaaattacattttattccGCAAAAGTATAATTCACTTCGTGAAGTTCCCGCCTATCctaaatatattaaagaaagaTTCCAGAGGTGTTTGGATCTGTATCTGTGCCCTAGAGCTTTAAAAATGAGATTAACAATAGAACCTGAAGCTTTAGTACCTCAGTTACCTAGTCCGAAAGATCTCCAACCATTTCCTACAACAATGTCTATGGTATTTAAAGGTCATGCAGATATGGTAAGGAGTATTACCGCTGAACCGATGGGACAATATGTTGCTTCTGGTGGAGATGATATGGATTTGAAAA TATGGGAAATAGCAACAGGAAGATGCGTAAAAACGGTCCCGTGTGGTGGAATAATCAGATCTGTAGCATGGTGTCCAAATCAATCTCTATCACTTATAGCAGTGGCTGCAGACAAAAAAGTTCTTTTAATAAATCCTGGGGTTGGAGATAGCTTGATTACTAGCAAAACAGATCAGTTGTTGCAAATAATACCTCAAAGTGATGTTATAG TAAGTGACAGAGTGAAAACTGCTGTTCAGTGGGAACAAGCTGAAGGTGAACATTGGTCTCAAGGCATTAGGGTAAttctaaatcattttaaaacagTGAAGCAAGTAACATGGCACGGTAAAGGTGATTATTTCGCTACTGTTATGCCAGATGGTCAAAATAGATCTGTTCTAATAAATCAGTTATCGAAACGGAGATCTCAGTTACCTTTTAACAGGTCGAAAGGTTTAATACAGTGTGTGTTATTCCATCCAATCAGACCTTATTTGTTCGTAGCG ACTCAACGAAACGTACGAATATACGATTTGGTAAAACaggaaatgattaaaaaattattatcaaattcACAATGGATATCATCAATGGCAATACATCCTg GAGGTGATAATGTTTTAGTAGGCACTTACGATCGTAAAATGCTTTGGTTCGATCTTGATTTAAGCACAAAGCCTTATCAAACGTTACGTTTACACGGTACAGGTGTACGAGGTGTTGCATTTCACAAACGATATCCTCTTTTTGCATCTGGCGCTGATGATAAAGGTCTCATTATTTCTCATGGAATGGTGTACAA TGATTTGTTGCAAAATCCATTGATCGTACCTTTGAAGAGATTATGCAATCATGAAAGTTACAatgattttggaattctggacgTAATGTTTCACCCTATTCAACCATGGGTATTCTCTGCCGGTGCGGATGCGACAATTCGAATGTATACTtga
- the LOC117611725 gene encoding uncharacterized protein LOC117611725 produces the protein MDCSCQNSNFNAKYLLGQLNTARKEINNLRQQIKSLRYIHEKDIDTIKHLLESFRNEPSASRTKVIGPDDVKPSTSTDDEAIKLKPIGVISTWFPSKRGTPRQTGICGKVPGKLLLYNSVFTNPDHALEGLQDFSHMWVLFYFHRNDSTHVRAKVAPPRLNGTKTGVFSTRSPHRPCPIGLSLVKITRIENHTIYFEGVDMVDQSPVLDIKPYIPQYDSPLAFDKSNNRSQESSINDALGSIEETTRNQTCSTFSANINVADETRNLLSDSYYRKSSSKSSQETDISRDEEIALRLQAEEFQRNSNFENYNNVRHFFELSDVNVHNNSILQHNIDVTGIHRLSHTFTNTLSDTRSSLNTSVGHNTISSNLEQQPESLIDINSRLQNINVTGHTNVEAAYTSRNNYVETHASRSRLLDGADGPNTVCGTDIDLIQRRSLSSRIDNSPVRMGVREAPDGEEGFEPQNLIPSQSLPNSQVIRTTSDSSLLDSANTNLVYTSDSGNAENREAETNSSSEVRIPDWISRPRTPLCVVFNDRALIQLNEILGTKINDQKVAIENVLREDPRSVYLRQRWGSQFYTFLIHDLHITCRFDDNRGIVTVFQVRHAGRICECGELEWQCLGHSPPPS, from the exons ATGGATTGTAGTTGTCAAAATTCAAACTTCAATGCTAAATATTTACTTGGTCAATTGAATACAGccagaaaagaaattaataatttgag ACAACAAATAAAAAGTCTTCGATACATACATGAAAAGGATATTGATACCATAAAGCATTTATTAGAATCATTCAGAAATGAACCTTCTGCATCACGAACAAAAGTTATAGGTCCAGATGATGTGAAACCTAGTACTAGTACCGATGATGAAGCTATAAAATTAAAGCCTATCGGGGTAATATCTACTTGGTTTCCTAGTAAACGTGGTACTCCTAGACAAACAGGAATTTGTGGAAAAGTACCAGGAAagctattattatataattcagTATTTACTAATCCTGATCATGCACTTGAAGGACTACAAGATTTTTCACATATGTG GGTTTTATTCTACTTCCATAGAAACGATTCAACGCACGTTCGCGCTAAAGTTGCGCCGCCAAGATTAAACGGCACAAAAACCGGTGTATTTTCTACGCGTTCCCCTCATCGTCCATGTCCCATCGGTTTAAGTTTAGTCAAGATTACAAGAATAGAGAACCATACAATTTATTTCGAAGGGGTGGATATGGTAGATCAGTCGCCTGTATTAGATATAAAACCTTATATACCTCAATACGATAGTCCGTTAGCTTTCGATAAGTCAAATAACAGATCGCAAGAATCCAGTATAAACGACGCGTTGGGATCTATCGAAGAGACTACCAGAAACCAAACCTGTAGCACGTTCAGTGCGAATATCAATGTTGCGGATGAAACGAGGAATCTACTTTCAGATTCTTATTACAGAAAAAGCAGCAGTAAAAGTAGTCAAGAAACAGATATATCTAGAGACGAAGAGATTGCTTTAAGATTGCAAGCTGAGGAATTTCAGAGGAattcgaattttgaaaattataacaatGTGAGACATTTTTTTGAATTAAGCGACGTCAATGTGCACAATAATAGCATATtacaacataatatagatgTAACAGGAATACATAGATTATCTCATACATTTACTAACACATTATCTGATACAAGATCAAGCTTGAATACATCTGTTGGACATAATACAATTTCATCGAATTTGGAACAGCAGCCTGAAAGTTTAATTGATATAAATAGTAGACTACAAAATATTAACGTTACTGGTCATACTAATGTCGAGGCGGCATATACGTCAAGAAATAATTATGTAGAAACACATGCATCTCGCTCGAGGCTTTTAGACGGTGCAGACGGACCAAATACCGTTTGCGGTACTGATATAGACTTAATTCAAAGACGATCGTTAAGTTCGAGGATTGATAATTCCCCTGTAAGAATGGGAGTGAGAGAAGCTCCTGACGGAGAAGAAGGTTTCGAACCACAAAACCTTATTCCTTCGCAATCTTTACCGAATAGTCAAGTAATAAGAACTACGTCAGACAGTAGCTTGCTAGATAGCGCAAATACTAATTTAGTATACACTTCCGACTCGGGAAACGCTGAAAATAGAGAGGCAGAAACTAATTCTTCATCAGAAGTAAGAATTCCAGATTGGATATCAAGACCTCGAACGCCTCTATGCGTGGTATTTAACGATCGTGCTCTGATTCAATTAAACGAGATTTTAGGAACGAAAATTAATGACCAAAAGGTGGCTATTGAAAATGTACTTCGTGAAGATCCGAGATCGGTGTACCTAAGACAAAGATGGGGTAGTCAGTTTTATACTTTCTTAATTCATGATTTACACATCACTTGTAGATTTGATGATAACAGAGGTATAGTTACAGTTTTTCAAGTTAGACACGCTGGTCGTATTTGCGAATGTGGAGAACTTGAATGGCAGTGTTTGGGTCATTCTCCACCACCCtcttaa